From Desulfurobacterium pacificum, a single genomic window includes:
- the ybgF gene encoding tol-pal system protein YbgF, giving the protein MKKFSLIALLAVALTSCTQVQPNTNVSQIQNEIEVLKERLDATQHRVSAVEERVSRVEDKVANNEQEIFQVKKKLENVEKTLSTITVSQTPTITQMPSESGNSVSEQPTPVVNMSDKDIYREAFNAMDAGDLEKAKQLFEELVQQYPQSSLADNALYWIGEIYYSHNDYETAAKYFEEVMQKYPEGNKVPDAMLKLALCYKGLGDYDKAVELLQEVMDKYQGTPEAAIAKVKLLEIEKLIQSENETENNTENGTGALNGGESN; this is encoded by the coding sequence ATGAAGAAATTTTCGCTTATAGCCCTTTTGGCGGTAGCTTTAACCAGCTGCACTCAGGTTCAACCAAACACGAACGTTTCTCAAATCCAAAATGAGATAGAAGTTCTGAAGGAAAGGTTAGACGCCACCCAGCACAGAGTATCAGCTGTAGAAGAAAGAGTATCAAGGGTTGAAGATAAAGTAGCAAACAACGAGCAGGAAATATTCCAGGTAAAGAAAAAGCTTGAAAACGTTGAAAAAACACTTTCAACGATAACGGTCAGCCAAACACCAACCATAACGCAGATGCCTTCCGAAAGTGGAAACAGCGTTTCCGAACAGCCAACGCCTGTTGTAAACATGAGCGATAAGGATATCTACAGAGAAGCCTTTAACGCCATGGATGCAGGCGACCTTGAAAAAGCAAAGCAACTATTTGAAGAGTTGGTTCAGCAGTATCCTCAGAGTAGCCTTGCCGATAACGCGCTCTACTGGATAGGAGAAATCTACTACTCTCACAACGACTACGAAACTGCAGCCAAATATTTTGAAGAGGTAATGCAGAAGTACCCGGAAGGAAACAAGGTGCCGGATGCGATGTTAAAATTAGCGCTCTGCTACAAAGGTTTAGGAGATTACGATAAAGCGGTTGAGCTGCTTCAAGAAGTTATGGACAAGTATCAGGGAACTCCAGAAGCAGCAATTGCAAAGGTGAAACTCCTTGAAATAGAAAAACTGATACAGTCAGAGAACGAAACGGAAAACAACACAGAAAACGGAACAGGAGCTTTAAATGGAGGAGAAAGCAATTAA
- a CDS encoding inositol-3-phosphate synthase encodes MSKKVKLAIVGVGNCASSLVQGIYYYQGKNEEDISGLMHFDIGGYKPWDIEVVAAFDIDARKVGKDVSKAIFEKPNCTTVFCPDVPEMGVEVQMGPVMDGFAEHMLDYPEDQRFVPADKEPVDVVKVLKESGAEVVVNYLPVGSEEATRFYAQCALEAGCAFVNCIPVFIASDSEWAEKFKEKGLPIVGDDIKSQVGATITHRVLATLMSDRGVPIDRTYQLNFGGNTDFLNMLERKRLKTKKVSKTEAVRSLIPYPIESDNIHIGPSDYVPWLKDNKIAYIRLEGRLFGDVPMYIELKLSVEDSPNSAGSAIDAIRCAKLALDRKIGGPLYSISAYTMKHPPIQYPDWKAKEMVDKFIKGEIER; translated from the coding sequence ATGTCTAAAAAAGTTAAGTTAGCCATAGTAGGAGTAGGAAACTGTGCAAGTTCCTTGGTTCAGGGAATTTACTACTACCAAGGAAAGAATGAAGAAGATATCTCCGGTTTGATGCACTTTGACATTGGCGGCTACAAGCCGTGGGACATAGAAGTTGTTGCTGCCTTTGATATAGATGCGAGAAAGGTGGGTAAGGATGTAAGCAAGGCGATATTTGAAAAACCAAACTGCACCACCGTTTTCTGCCCAGATGTACCGGAAATGGGCGTTGAAGTCCAGATGGGACCTGTAATGGACGGCTTTGCAGAGCATATGCTTGACTATCCAGAAGACCAGAGGTTCGTTCCGGCTGATAAAGAACCTGTTGACGTTGTAAAAGTTTTAAAAGAAAGTGGCGCAGAAGTGGTAGTTAACTACCTGCCTGTCGGTTCGGAAGAAGCAACGAGATTTTACGCTCAGTGCGCTTTAGAGGCAGGATGTGCGTTTGTAAACTGCATCCCCGTATTCATAGCATCCGACAGCGAATGGGCAGAAAAATTCAAAGAAAAAGGATTACCGATAGTTGGTGATGACATAAAGTCACAGGTAGGCGCAACGATAACCCATAGAGTTTTAGCAACGCTCATGAGCGATAGAGGCGTTCCGATAGATAGAACTTACCAGCTCAACTTCGGTGGAAACACAGACTTCTTGAATATGCTGGAAAGAAAAAGATTAAAAACGAAAAAAGTTTCAAAAACGGAAGCTGTTCGTTCTCTCATTCCTTATCCGATAGAAAGCGACAACATTCACATAGGTCCAAGCGATTACGTTCCTTGGTTAAAAGATAACAAGATAGCCTACATAAGGCTTGAAGGAAGATTGTTCGGCGATGTTCCTATGTATATAGAACTCAAACTTTCCGTTGAAGATTCACCGAACAGTGCAGGTTCAGCTATTGATGCAATAAGGTGTGCCAAGCTCGCCTTAGACAGAAAAATAGGAGGACCTCTCTACTCTATTTCTGCCTATACGATGAAGCATCCGCCTATCCAGTATCCAGACTGGAAAGCGAAAGAGATGGTTGACAAGTTCATAAAGGGCGAGATAGAAAGGTAA
- a CDS encoding 50S ribosomal protein L25, protein MKVVEVKATRREKTGKGVARKLRREGLLPAVIYGGGRPEATHIAISAKDVRRIQHHHGLIKLDLDGEERMCILKDVQYNYLGDVPIHVDFQEVTFGEMIEVTVELEFVGTPVGVSEEGGVLEILKREVAIEVLPRAIPEKIVVDISNLHAGDALHVGDLPLPEGAKLVDSPEETVVVVAEPEEEAAAEETEGEGEAEE, encoded by the coding sequence ATGAAAGTAGTAGAGGTAAAGGCTACCCGCAGAGAGAAAACAGGAAAAGGGGTAGCCAGAAAATTGCGCAGGGAAGGCCTTCTACCTGCTGTTATCTACGGCGGTGGAAGACCAGAGGCAACGCACATTGCCATTTCTGCAAAAGACGTAAGAAGGATTCAGCATCACCACGGTCTAATTAAGTTAGACCTTGACGGTGAAGAGAGGATGTGCATCCTCAAGGACGTCCAGTACAACTACTTAGGTGACGTTCCTATTCACGTTGACTTTCAGGAAGTAACGTTTGGTGAAATGATTGAAGTAACAGTAGAGCTTGAATTCGTTGGAACGCCTGTAGGCGTATCCGAAGAAGGTGGCGTTCTTGAAATTCTCAAGAGGGAAGTTGCCATTGAAGTTCTTCCAAGAGCAATTCCTGAAAAGATTGTCGTTGATATTTCCAACCTTCACGCAGGGGATGCACTACACGTAGGCGACCTTCCACTTCCGGAAGGAGCAAAGTTAGTTGATAGCCCGGAAGAAACTGTTGTTGTAGTGGCTGAACCTGAAGAGGAAGCAGCAGCCGAAGAAACAGAAGGTGAAGGAGAAGCTGAAGAGTAA
- the pth gene encoding aminoacyl-tRNA hydrolase, with protein sequence MVKLIVGLGNPGKEYENTRHNVGWMIIDRVCEKLSCSDFREKFKGLIAEWRNEEGEKVFFLKPLTYMNRSGESVKEVANFFKINPAEILVIYDDLDLPLGKLRIRLKGSSGGHRGVKSVEEHLKTNEFPRLRIGIGRPATKEEVVNYVLSPFRKEELSTVEKVIERASDCVLKVLESGNITNKILTECNK encoded by the coding sequence ATGGTTAAGCTGATTGTCGGTCTGGGAAATCCTGGTAAGGAATACGAGAACACCCGCCACAACGTTGGCTGGATGATTATTGATAGAGTATGCGAGAAATTAAGCTGTTCCGACTTCAGGGAAAAGTTTAAAGGGCTGATTGCAGAGTGGAGAAACGAAGAAGGAGAGAAAGTTTTCTTCCTGAAACCATTAACCTATATGAACAGAAGCGGTGAAAGCGTTAAGGAAGTAGCTAACTTCTTCAAGATAAACCCTGCAGAAATTTTGGTAATTTACGACGACCTTGACCTGCCGTTGGGCAAACTGAGAATAAGGTTAAAGGGAAGCAGCGGCGGTCATAGGGGCGTTAAGTCCGTAGAGGAGCATCTTAAAACTAACGAGTTTCCCAGACTGAGAATCGGCATAGGAAGACCGGCAACGAAAGAGGAAGTAGTAAACTACGTTCTATCTCCTTTTAGAAAGGAAGAGTTAAGCACAGTGGAAAAGGTTATAGAGAGAGCTTCTGACTGCGTTTTAAAGGTCTTAGAGAGCGGTAATATAACCAACAAAATCCTTACCGAATGCAACAAATAA
- the rpsF gene encoding 30S ribosomal protein S6 has translation MREYYYEMVYILRPTMSDEEIEKGIEKVNSYVQRYGGEVLKIDKWGRRQLAYPINDYDKGYYVLEYIKTNERDFVRNMENFFRINEDVIRFLVFRLKPSEVKELKEKLAPKAEENKGEE, from the coding sequence ATGAGGGAATACTATTACGAGATGGTTTATATACTCAGACCTACAATGTCCGATGAGGAGATTGAAAAAGGAATAGAGAAGGTTAACTCCTACGTTCAGCGTTACGGAGGAGAAGTTTTAAAGATTGATAAGTGGGGAAGAAGACAGCTTGCCTACCCTATAAACGATTACGATAAGGGTTACTACGTATTAGAATACATAAAGACAAATGAGAGAGACTTTGTAAGGAACATGGAAAACTTCTTCAGAATTAACGAAGACGTTATAAGGTTTTTAGTGTTTAGACTCAAGCCTTCTGAAGTTAAAGAGCTTAAGGAAAAATTAGCTCCTAAGGCGGAAGAGAATAAGGGAGAAGAGTAA
- a CDS encoding single-stranded DNA-binding protein, translating to MANLNRVFLIGRLVADPELSHTQSGTPFTRFRIAVNNPYRDRSGNWQEDTLFIDVVLWGDAADRAVSRFNKGTRVLVEGKLRQSTWETDSGERRSRIEVRADRVVSLEFRSRSNEESVDEIDDIEF from the coding sequence ATGGCAAATCTTAACAGGGTGTTTTTAATCGGCAGGCTCGTAGCCGACCCTGAGCTTTCTCATACGCAGTCTGGAACGCCGTTTACCCGCTTTAGAATTGCCGTCAACAATCCTTACAGGGACAGAAGCGGCAACTGGCAGGAGGATACCCTTTTTATAGATGTTGTTCTCTGGGGAGATGCAGCAGATAGAGCTGTTAGCAGGTTTAACAAGGGAACACGAGTGTTAGTTGAGGGAAAGCTACGCCAGTCAACGTGGGAAACGGACAGCGGAGAAAGACGTTCAAGAATAGAAGTAAGAGCAGATAGGGTTGTTTCGCTTGAATTCAGAAGTAGAAGCAACGAAGAATCTGTTGATGAAATTGACGACATTGAATTTTAA
- the rpsR gene encoding 30S ribosomal protein S18: MSNALPQRRFVRRRKYCKFCAEKIEKIDYKNVELLKPFISERGRIIPRRISGVCSKHQRQLARAVKRARHLALLPFVKID; this comes from the coding sequence ATGAGCAACGCTTTACCACAGAGAAGGTTTGTTAGAAGGAGAAAATACTGCAAATTCTGCGCTGAAAAGATAGAAAAGATAGACTACAAGAACGTTGAGCTTTTAAAGCCTTTCATCTCCGAAAGGGGAAGAATTATTCCAAGAAGAATTTCTGGCGTTTGCTCCAAACACCAGAGACAGCTTGCAAGGGCTGTTAAGAGAGCAAGACACCTTGCACTTTTACCGTTCGTAAAGATTGATTAA